The Acidimicrobiales bacterium region GCGTCCAAAAGCCCTCGTCTGCGACGACGATCCCATGATCCGCCGTCTCGTGCGCGAAGTGGCGGAACGCTGTGGTTACGACATCCTCGCCGGGGTCGACAACGCCGTCGACGCACTGTCGCTCGTGATGGAGCATCGACCCGAAGTGCTCGTGCTCGACCTCGCGCTGCCCGGCATGGGTGGCGAAGAGGTCATCGCCGCGCTCCACGACCAGCCGGGCACGACGGTGATCGTGCACTCGGCGCACGATCCGCGCTTCGCCGTCAAGGCCGGCGCCCGCACGTTCGTCTCCAAAGGCAACGTCGCGCTGCTGGAGAAGACGCTGCTCAAGGTGCGCGGCGCCGAAATCTCTGCCTGAGAGACCACACCCGCACTCTGACGGAGATCCTTGTCGTACGTCATAGGCTTTGAGCCCTATGGCCTACGTCTTCGCGTTTGATCACAAGCACCGCAAGCCCCCGATGTCGCTCAAGGACCTCCTCGGCGGCAAGGGCGCAAACTTGGCGGAGATGACGTCGGTACTGAACCTGCCGGTCCCGCCCGGGTTCACCATCACGACCGACGCTTGCCGGGCGTACATGCACAGCGGCTGGCCAACGGGCCTCGACGCCGAGATCGCCAAGGCCGTCGCCAAGCTCGAGAAGCAGATGGGCAAGCGCATCGGCGACCCGGTCGACCCGCTGCTCGTGTCCGTGCGCTCGGGCGCCAAGTTCTCGATGCCCGGCATGATGGACACCGTCCTCAACCTCGGGCTCAACGATCTGTCGGTCGACGGGCTGGCCAAGCAGACCGACGACGAGCGGTTCGCCTACGACTCGTACCGCCGCTTCATCTCGATGTACGGCCGCATCGTTCTCGACATCTCGGGTGAACCGTTCGAGCGCCTGCTCGACACGGCCAAGGAGTGGGACGGCGTCACGTCCGACTCGGCGATCAGCGCCGACACGCTGCGGCGGCTGTGCGAGCGCTACAAGGACGTCGTCAAGCAGGAGACGGGCAAGCCGTTCCCGCAGACGCCCGAGGCGCAGCTGCGCGGCGCCATCGAAGCCGTGTTCCGCTCGTGGAACGGCGCCCGCGCCATCGCCTATCGCGACCGCGAGCACATCAGCCACGAACTCGGCACGGCCGTCAACGTGCAGGCGATGGTCTTCGGCAACCGCGACGACGACTCCGGCACGGGCGTGGGATTCACCCGCGATCCCGCCACCGGCGCGCCCGGCGCCTACGGCGACTTCCTCGTCAACGCCCAGGGCGAAGACGTCGTGGCCGGCATCCGCAACACCGAGCCGCTGAGCGCGATGGCCAAGCATTTCCCGGCGATCCACAAGGAGCTGCTGGCGATCTTCGACCGGCTCGAGAAGCACTACCGCGACATGTGCGACACCGAGTTCACCATCGATCAGGGCAAGCTCTACATGCTCCAGACCCGCGTCGGAAAGCGCACCGGCGCCGCCGCGCTCCGCATGGCCGTCGACATGGTGGGCCAGAAGGGCAGCTGGAAGATCAGCAAGGAAGAGGCCGTGTCGCGCGTCACCGCCGACCACCTCGACTCCGTGCTCCACGCCCAGTTCCAGCAGACGGATCTGCCCGTGATCGCCACCGGTTTGGGCGCCTCGCCCGGCGCGGCTGTCGGTCACGCGTACTTCTCGGCCGACGACGCCGCCGCCGCGGCCGCCAAGGGCCACCGCGTGGTGCTGGTGCGCACCGAGACGTCGCCCGAAGACGTCCACGGCATGATCGTGGCCGAGGGCATCCTCACCTCGCGCGGTGGGTTGGTCTCGCACGCCGCGGTCGTGGCCCGCGGATGGGGTAAGCCCGCCGTCGTCGGCGCCGAGGCGCTCAAGATCGGTCCCAAGTCCTTCACCGTCGGCGGCGTCACCGTCAACGAGGGCGACGTCATCTCGATCGACGGCGGCGACGGCCGCGTCATCAAGGGCGAGGTCGGCGTCACCCAGGGCGAGCCGCCCGCCGAATTCAAGACGTTGCTCAGCTGGGCGGATCAGATCCGCAAGGGCAAGGTCGGCGTGCGGGCCAATGCCGACACCGGCGCCGACGCCGCCGTGGCGCGTCAGTTCGGCGCCGAAGGCATCGGTCTGTGCCGCACCGAGCACATGTTCCTCGCCGAGGACCGCCTGCCCGTCGTGCGCCGCATGATTCTCGCCGACACGCCCGACGAGGAAGCCGCCGCGCTCGAAGAACTGCGCCAGGCGCAGAAGGCCGACTTCGTCGAGATCCTCGAGGCGATGGACGGCCTGCCCGTCACCGTGCGGCTGCTGGACCCGCCCCTGCACGAGTTCCTCCCCAAGACGGAGGACCTGCTGATCAAACAGGCCACGAGCGGGCTCAGCGCCGAAGAAGAACGCTTGCTCGAAGCCGCCGAGGAGTGGAAAGAGTTCAACCCGATGCTCGGCACCCGCGGCGTGCGCCTGGGCGTCGTGAAGCCCGGCCTCTATGCCATGCAGGTGCGGGCGCTTATGGAAGCGGCGGCCGAGCGCGCCAAGGCCGGCGGCAAGCCCGTCGTCGAGGTGATGATCCCACTGACGGTGAGCGGTCCCGAGCTGGCCCTCGCCCGCTCGTGGGTCGAAGAGGCGATCGCCGAGTTCGCCAGTTCGGAAAAGGCTGGGAAGAAGATCAACGTCATCATCGGCACCATGATCGAGACGCCGCGCGCCGCGCTGCGCGCCGAGGAGATCGCGCAGCACGCCGACTTCTTCAGCTTCGGCACCAACGACCTCACGCAGATGACCTTCGGGTTCTCCCGTGACGACGTCGAGGGCCGCATGATGACCGCCTACCTCGACCAGGGTCTCCTGCCGCGCAACCCGTTCGACACCCTCGACCAGGCGGGTGTGGGAGAGCTCGTCTCGCTCGGCGCCAAGCGGGGCCGCAAGACCAAGCCCGCGCTCAAGCTCGGTGTGTGCGGCGAGCACGGTGGTGATCCCGAGTCGATCGAGTTCTTCGTGAACCAGGCGGCGCTCGACTACGTCAGCTGCTCGCCCTACCGCGTCCCGATCGCCCGCTTGGCGGCCGCGCAAGCAGTGGTCGGTACCTCAGGCCAGACAAAGTGAGTCCGGCAGCGCGGCGTCTCGGATTCCAGCCCGAGGACGTCGGGCTGCTCGTCGACGTCAGCGATCCGCGGGTGTCACCCGACGGGGCGACGGTGGCCTACGTCGTCACCACGATCCACCTCGACGCCAACGAATACCGGTCGCGCATCTGGCTCGTCGGTACCGACGGGCTGAGCGAACCGCGTCCGTTCACTTCGGGCGCGGCGCGCGATCGGGTTCCGCGGTGGTCGCCCGACGGCGCGCGGCTCGCCTTCGTCAGCCACCGCGAGGAGGGCGGCAGCCAGCTCTACACCCTGCCCGTCTTCGGTGGCGGCGAAGCGGTGTGCCTCGCATCGTCGCCCGAGGAGATCGACGACGTCGCCTGGTCGCCTGACGGCGCCACCGTGGCGTTCGGCGCGCGTCAGGGCGACACCGAGCGCGCCGCCAAGGTGAAGGCCAAGGACCAACCGCCGCGGCGCATCCGCCACCTGTATTACAAGTCCGACGGCGCCGGCTACGTCCTCGATCGGCCACGGGCCATCTTCACCGTGCCCGCCGACGGGACGACGAAACCCGAGCGATTGACCGACGGGCCCTGGGGCGACTCGGGGTTGGCGTGGTCGCCCGACGGCAAGTGGATCGCGTTCGCGTCGGCGCGCCACGACACCTGGGACATCGATCGCGCCGTCGACCTGTGGCGCGTGCGCGCCGACGGGTCGGCAGCCGCCGAACAGCTCACCGAGACGGGGTTCAACTTCGGGCGCCCGGCGTACTCGCCCGACGGCTCGGACCTGGCCTTTGTCGGCGCGCCCACCGGTGTGCTGCCGGCCAACAGCCAGGTGGGCGTGCTCGAGGTGTCGACCGGTGACGTGACGATTCTCACTCCGTCGCTCGACCGTCACTGTCTGCCCTACCTCTGGGGCGCGCGCGAGCCGGCGTGGGACGGCGAGTACTTGTGGTTCACCGCCGAGGACCGCGGCAACCAGCCGCTGTACCGGGTGCACGCCGACCCCGACGAGGACGACCCGCCGGGTCCCGAGTTGATGGTCGACGGCGATCGCATCGTGAGCGGCTTCGACGTGCGCAACGGTGTCACCGCTTTCGTGTGGGGATCGCCGACGACGCAGTTCGAGTTGTCGGTGCTCGTCGACGGCGTGGAGAAGCAACTCACCCGCCACGGCGAGCGCCTGCTGACGCTGCGCCAGATCCAGGAACCCGAGGCGTACACGGCGACGTCGAAGGACAAGACGAAGGTGCCGTGCTGGGTCATCCCGCCCGTCGGCGCCAAGGCCGGCAAGAAGTATCCGACGCTGCTGCACATCCACGGCGGCCCGTTCACGCAGTACGGCAACAAGCTGTTCGACGAGTTCCAGGTCGCGGCCGGTGCCGGATACGCGGTGATCTACTGCAACCCCCGTGGCTCGTCGGGCTACGGCGAAGCGTGGGGACGCGCCGTGCGCGGCCGAAACGCGCCGGTCGAGCCCGGAACCGGGTGGGGCAGTGTCGACTACGAAGACGTGATGGCGGCCGTCGACGCCGCGGTCAAGCAGTTCGACTTCGTCGACGGCGATCGCCTCGGCGTGCTCGGTGGTTCGTACGGCGGTTACATGACGTCTTGGATCGTCGGCCACAGCAAGAAGTTCAAGGCGGCGGTTTCTGAGCGCTCGGCGAACAACCTGGCGCTGATGGAGGGCAACTCCGACATCGCCACCGCGTTCTTCGGCTACCACGGCAAGTCGGTGACGGACGACCGTGATGAGTACATCCGCCAGTCGCCGACGACGTACCTCGACAAGATCACGACGCCGCTTTTGATCATGCACTCCGACGACGACTGGCGCTGCCCCATCGCGCAGGCCGAAGAGCTCTTCGCCGGCCTGCGCTGGCTCGGCCGCGACGTCGAGATGGTGCGCTTCCCGGGTGAGGGCCACGAGATGTCACGGTCGGGGGCACCGCGCCACCGCGTCCAGCGCTTCGAGATCGTGCTGGAGTGGTTCGACCGCTACCTGAAGTAGGGCGCACACCCCGGCGGTAGCCTCACAGGCGGATGGGCATCCTGGCGGAGGACATAGCGCGGGTACGCGAGGCGACCGACTTCGTCGCCGTGGCGTCCGAGCGCATGGCGTTGCGCAAGGTTGGAACGCGGTGGACCGGTCTGTGCCCCTTCCATGCCGAGAAGTCGCCGTCGTTCTCGATCAACCAGGAGTTGCGCGTCTACCACTGCTTCGGCTGCCAGGCGTCGGGCGACGTCATCACGTTCGTGCGCGAGACCGAACATCTCGACTTCGCGGCGGCCGTGGAGAAGCTGGCGGCGAAGGCCGGCATCCAGCTGCGCTACGACAGCGGCGGCAACGACGGGGAGGGCCGCAAGAAGCGCGACGCGCTCTACGCCGCCATGGAGAAGGCGGTCGCCTACTACCACGAGCAACTGCTGACGAGCCCCGACGCCCGCAAGGCCCGCGACTACCTCAAGGAGCGCGGCTACAACTCCAAGATCGCCGCCCAGTTCAACATCGGCTGGGCGCCCGACGCGTGGGACAAGTTGGCGCGTCACCTCAAGATCACCGACAAGGAACTCACCGACACCGGCCTCGGCTTCGTCAACCGCGCCGGCAAGCAACAGGACTTCTTCCGGGCGCGCGTCGTGTTCCCGATCTACGACACGTCGGGCCGGCCGGTCGCCTTCGGCGGGCGTGTCCTACCGGGCTCGAGCGATCCGGCGAAGTACAAGAACTCGTCGGAGACGCCGATCTACTCCAAGCGCCGCATCCTCTACGGGCTCAACTGGGCCAAAGAGGACGCGGTCAAGAGCGGCGAGATCGTGGTGTGCGAGGGCTACACCGACGTGATCGCCTTCTACCTCGCCGGGGCGCCGCGCGCCGTCGCCACCTGTGGCACGGCGGTCACCGAGGAGCACCTGCGCACCCTGCGCGTGTTCGCGCCGCGCATCGTGCTGGCCTACGACGCCGACGCCGCCGGCCAGGCCGCGGCCGAGCGCTTCTACGCCTGGGAGCGCGACCTCGACTTGTCGCTGCACGTGCTGGCGTTGCCCAAGGGCGCCGATCCCGCCGACCTGGCGCGGCGCGATCCCGCGGCGTTGCGCCAAGCGCTGAGGGATGCCCGCTCGTTCCTCGATTTCCGCGTGCAGCGCGTTCTCGACGCCAGTGACCTTCGCAGCCCCGAGGGTCGAGCGAAGGCGGCGGAAGGCGCGCTCGAAATGGTTGCCGAGCACCCAAACGAAACCACTCAGGGCATCTACATCGGAAAGATCGCACAGCAACTCGAGATCCCCGAACCCGTGCTTCTTGCAAGCTTCAAACGACGCGGCTCGAAGATGGTCGTACCGCCAGTGAAGCCGCGTGTCGTCATCGAAGGCCCCGAGACCGAAGCGCTCAAGGTGGCGATCCATCGCCCCGAAGCCGTCGCCGGCAAGCTGCACGAGGTGCTCTTCACCGATCAGGCGCACCACGACGCATTCCTGGCGCTGGCCACGGGCGCGCCCCTCCACGAGGCGATCGAGCAGGCACCGCCCGAGGCCGCGGCGCTGCTGCGTCGCTTGGCGGTCGACGACGTCGACGCCGATCCCGACGACGTGCTCGCCGGTCTCGTGCGCGTCGCCGCCGACGCCGCGGCGGCCCGGCTCAACAAGTCCCTGGCGCAGGGCGCGGACTACGCCGAGGTCGCGCCGACCATCGCGTGGCTCAAGCAGACCCGCGAACAGCTCCAGGACGACGAACTCCGTTCAGAGGCGACCGTGGCATTGGTAGCGTGGCTGGCGCACGTTGCCGAACCGGCTGAGGACGAAAGGGGGGAGGACGAATGAGCGACGCATCCATGCCCGTTCCGTCCTTCCCGCTCGACATCCCCGCCGACGAGGTCGAGGCGCTGCTGGCGTTGGCCCGGGTGAAGGGCGTGCTGTCGTCGGAGGACTTGGTCAGCGCCCTCAAGGACGTCGAGCTCACGCCCGAGCTGATCAACGGCGTCGTGGAGTGGGTCACGAGCGCCGGCATCCGCTACGAGGACATCGACGCCGTCGATCGCGCCAGCGCCCAGGACGTCCTCACCGAGGAACCGGCGCCCGCCAACGACGCCGTCGTGCGCCAGCTGCGCGTCGACCGCCCCAAGAAGCCGCGGGCGCCGCGCGCGGCGCGGGGGAGCGCGGCCGACGTCCCCTACGACGACGGGCGCGGCGGCGCCGGCGACCCGGTGCGCATGTACCTCAAGGAGATCGGCAAGTTCCCGCTGATCACCGGCGAGGAGGAAGTGCGCCTGGCCCAGCGCATCGAGGCGGGCCTCGCCGCCCACACGCAACTGGCCGAACTCGACGAGAAGTACGGCGACCGCGCGTCGATCCCGACCGAGGAGCGCCGGCCGCTCGAGCGCACCGTCGCCGACGGCCTCGTCGCCAAAGGTCAGCTCACCAACGCCAACCTGCGCTTGGTGGTGTCGATCGCCAAGCGCTACCGCAAGGGTGCGATGCAGTTCCTCGACCTGATCCAGGAGGGGAACATCGGCCTGATGCGCGCCGTCGACAAGTTCGACTGGACCAAGGGCTTCAAGTTCTCGACGTATGCCACGTGGTGGATCCGCCAGTCGATCACCCGCGCCATCGCCGATCAGGGCCGCACCATCCGCATCCCGGTGCACATGGTCGAGACGATCAACAAGGTCCTGCGGGTGCAGCGCCAGATGCTCCAAGAGCTGGGTCGCGAGCCGACGATCGAGGAGCTGGCGACCAAGCTCGAGGACATGTCGCCTGAGAAGGTGCGCGACATCCTCAAGATCAACCAGGACACGGTCTCGCTCGAACAGCCCGTGGGCGACGAGGACGACTTCTCGCTGTCCGACACGATCTCCGACGACTCGGCCGAAGTCCCCGCCGACTACGCCACCCGCATGATGCTGACCGCCGCGGTCACCGAAGCTCTCGACCAGCTGTCGGACCGCGAGCGCGACATCATCAAGCTGCGCTTCGGCCTCGACGGTGGCGAGATGCGCACCCTCGAAGAAGTGGGCCGCGAGTTCGGCGTCACCCGCGAGCGCGTCCGCCAGATCGAGTCGAAGACCCTCGCCAAGCTGCGCCACCCCATCCGGTCCCAGGGCCTGCGCGGCTTCCTCGAAGAGGAGTAAGCATCGTTCTGTGAAGGATCGCATGCCCTATGGGCGGAAAATCCTTCACAGAAGTGGGGTCTTGCTAAATTGCAACCTCCCTTCCGGGGTGGCGCAATCGGCAGCGCGGTTGACTGTTAATCAATAGGTTCTGGGTTCGAGTCCCAGCCCCGGAGCTCAAATTCGTAGAGTGCCTCGCAAAGCGGGGCGGTAGCTCAGTTGGTTAGAGCAGAGGACTCATAATCCTTGGGTCGCAGGTTCGAGCCCTGCCCGCCCCACCTGTACCCTTTCCCTCACCATGGGTTGGTGTCACGAGTTCGGTCCGCAGATCGCTGAGACCTGCGAACACCCGATGACCGCGTATGCGGACCACTGCGAATGCACGGTCTGCGGCACGGTGTGCACGGGTCGGTTCGCCGGATGCGGTGCCGTGTGGGCCCGCGGTCCGCGGGAGGTGTCGGTCAACGCGCCGCGCCTGATCCGTGAGGACGCGCCCAAAATCGAGTCCGAACGGTGGCGGTTGCCGCTCGAGGCGGTGGCGTCGTCGCTGGGTCTGCCGTCGATTCCCGAGGCCGAGCCCGAGCCCGTGCCCACCACCGAGCCCGCGCTGTCGCTCGTGCTGGACACGCCGGCGTTCGACACGGCATCCGACACCGCCGAACCGGATCCGGAGCACGCCGACGCGTCCGAGCCGCCCGCGGCCACGTTGACGAGTCTCGAAACGCCCGACGTGACGGCGCGCTACGCCGTCGCCCAGCTGAGCGAGCTCAACGCTCGTGTCGCCGGCCTCACCGAGGACACGCTCGGCCGCACCGAAGAAGCGCTGACCAAGGTCGCCATGCAACTCGAGCGTCTGGCCTCGCAGCGCGAGATCGACCTCACCGAGCAGGCCGCCGGGATCTTCGGCGCGGTGCAGGCGGGCGCCGACGCCCTCGCCGAGTTCAGCCAGAAGGTCGGCGAGGTCACCGAGGACCTGCGTCTGATCCTCACCGACGCCCTCAAGGCCATCGGTGGCACCGACGGCCTCGCCGCGTGGGTGGCCGCCAGCGCCGCCGAGGTGACCGAAACGCGCGAGGAGTTCCTCGCCTCCCTCGGGCGGATCGAGCGCGACATCACGCTGCTGCGCCGTCGCGCCAACGCGGAGGCGAAGGAAGCCAAGTCGCCCAAGCCGGCCAAGCTCGACGACGACCAGCTGACGCTCATCGTCGACGCCGTGACCGACGCCGTGCTCGCCGCCCTCGAACATAACGGCGGCCGGCGCCGCCGCTAGCCCGGCGGTCTTACCCGTCCAGCCAGACGGGCGCGTTCTCGAGCAAGTGGTTCGAGACCGCAAGGCAGCGGTCGAGCACGCCGCACAGCAACTCCTCGCCGCCGAAGATCTTCGCCAGCGACAGCAGTTGCTTGGCCACCACCGTCAAACGGCGTTCGGCCGCATCGGTGGCCGACGGGATCGAGTCGATCGCCGAGACCTCAACCGGCAACTCGATTCCGCCGACGCCGGCGAGGTCGATGGCGAGGCGCAGCAGGTCGGGACCGTGCGGCAGCGGCGGGAGCGACCACGTGAAGGTCAGCGGGAAGTAGAACTCGTCGGGGGGTTGCGCGTCCTCGTCGTCGTCGTCGAGGGCCATGACGGCGTCCTCGAACGCGAGCATGACGCGGGGATCGAGTTCGAGGGCGAGGTGCAGGTCGACGGGGCCGCCGCAGCCCGCCTCGGGGTGCAGTTCGACTTCCCATGCCTGGCGCAGCGAGTACGTCTCGACGAAGTGCCGCTCGTCGTGCACGTGGAAGCCGTGGTCCACGGCATGGTCCTTGAGTTCGGCCACGAATCCCGGCACGTCGATGACAGCCATCAGCAAGCGCCTCCGGCGCTGGCCGATGACTCGGCCGCAGTACCCGTTGGTTCGCTCGCAGGCTCGCTCACGACCCAGATCGTACGCTGGCGGCCCCGTGACGAATGAAGCGCTCCTGCAACTGCTCGACGAGGCCGCCGACGCGGTCAAGCGCGCCGTCGCCGACCTGACCGACTGGGGTCTCGCCGGCACCCGTGCCGGCCAGTACAAATGCGACCTCGCCGCCGACGCCGCGGTGCTCGACGTGCTGGCGAAAGGCAACGTCGGGGTGTTGAGCGAGGAGAGCGGGCTCACCGACGCCGACCGCGCCATCGTCGTCGTCGTCGACCCCATCGACGGATCGACGAACGCTGCCGCCGGCTTGCCGTGGTTCGCTACCAGCCTGTGCGCCGTCGACGGCGACGGCCCGCTCGCCGCCGTGGTCGTCAACCAGGCAACCGGCACCCGGTACCGGGCGACGCGGGGCGGCGGGGCGACCGTCGACGGTCAGCCCACCCGGCCGCTGCGCGCCCCCGAACTGGCCGACGCGTTCGTCGGCCTGTCGGGGCTGCCCGACCACTGGCTCGGTTGGCGGCAGTACCGCTGCCTCGGTGCGGCCGCGCTCGACATCTGCGCCGTGGCCGCCGGCGTGCTCGACGCCTTCATCGACTGCACGCCGCGTCCCGCGCACGGCGCCTGGGACTACATGGGGGCGCTGCTCGTGTGTCAGGAGGCAGGCGCGGTGGTTGCCGACCGCTACGGCGAGGACCTCGTCGTGCTCGACCACGACGCCCGTCGCTCGCCGATCGCTGCCTCGTCACAGGCCCTGCTCCAACAATGCATAAATTCCCTGAATAAATGATTGACGGAATCACGCACATGTGATTGAGTCGGACATCCCCGGAATTTGCTGTCTTCGGGGCCGCCGCGCCCGACCTAACCAAACCATCACGAGGTAACCAATTCCAATGCTCACTTGGACGATCTGCGCAATTGCAACGGCGACGTACGCCGATGCCACGCGCACGCGCGTCTTCGTGATGCCGTCCATGGGAGACCACAAGGTCAATCTCAAGGATGGTGCCGGCCTCAGGGGAGTCCGAAGTTCTGGGTAAGCAACCCGCAACTTCGTTAGGACCCTCAGAGGCCACCGGGAAATCCCGGTGGTCTCTTTGTTTTCCAGCGACGAATCCAAATGGGGGAGTACGGATGTACGAACAATCGCAACAATGGACAGAACCTGAGGCGCCCACCGTCCCGAAGTGCCAGGACGGCGCAGCCACCATGGTTGGCCTGTTCTTCTCGGAACAACTCGACGACATCGCCACCGCCAAGGCCATCTGCAACACCTGCGCGCTGCAGGAGCGCTGCCTCGACGGTGCCCTCGCCCGGCGCGAGCCGTGGGGCGTGTGGGGTGGTCAGCTGTTCTTCAACGGCAAGGTCCTCGCGTTCAAGCGGAAACGAGGCCGGCCGCGCAAGGACGAACAGGTTCCGCTCACCGCGTAGGTCGGGCCGAATGAAGCGCTCTAGCCAGCTTTCCGGGCTCTGGCAGCCGCCAGGGCCTGGAGCTGGCGCAGGTTCGACGGCGTCGCGGGATGACGCAGCTTCGTCATCGCCTTCGCCTCGATCTGCCGGATGCGCTCGCGCGTCACCTTGAAGCGCTCGCCGAGTTCCTCGAGCGTGCGCGGCTCGTCGCCGTCGAGACCGAAGCGCAACTCGAGCACCTCCCGCTCGCGCGGGTGCAGCGTCGCCAACGCGATGTGGAGGTGCATGCGGTCGTCGTCCTGCTCGGCCTCGAAGAAGCCCTTCTCCGATTCCGGATCGGCGACCGTGTCGATCAGCTCGCGGTCCTCGTCCTGGGCGAGCGACAGCGACAGCGGGTCGGGCGTGATGCGCTCGGCCGCCGCCACCGCTAGCTCGGTCATGCCGGTGGATTCTGCGATCTCCTGGCGCGTCGGCTCCTTGCCGGTTGCCTCGCGCAAGGAATTGCGCGCCCGCTCGACCGCCGCTGCGGCGTCACCGACACGTGTCGGCACGCGAATCGTCCGGCTCTTCTCGGCGATGGCGCGGCCGATGGCCTGTCGGATCCACCACGTGGCGTACGTCGAGAACTTGTAGCCCTTGGTGTGGTCGAACTTCTCGACGGCGCGGATCAGCCCGAGGTTGCCTTCCTGCACGAGATCGAGCAGTGGCATACCGGCGCGCTGGTAACGCTTGGCGATGTTCACCACCAGGCGCAGGTTCGACACGATGAAGGCCTGCTTGGCGTCGTCGCCGGCGCGCACTGTCTGGCGCAACCGCCGCTTCTCCGCCGGGGTGAGGGTCGGGCTCTCCAGCGCGGTGATCGCGACCTGGCCCTCCGCGATGAGCGTCGCCAGGCGGACTTCGTCGGCGGCGGTCAACAGTTGGTGCGCGGCGATTTCGCGCAGGTAGCGACCCACCAGGTCGTCTGCCGCGTCACCCTCTCCTCGCGCCATCGCGAAACGGTACCGGCGGCGTCGGCAAGTTTAGGGGATGCAATTTTCGGGCAACAACAGCGGGGGCAATGAAGGAGCCGGGAAAAGTT contains the following coding sequences:
- a CDS encoding response regulator is translated as MSHFSNDGEPRPKALVCDDDPMIRRLVREVAERCGYDILAGVDNAVDALSLVMEHRPEVLVLDLALPGMGGEEVIAALHDQPGTTVIVHSAHDPRFAVKAGARTFVSKGNVALLEKTLLKVRGAEISA
- the ppdK gene encoding pyruvate, phosphate dikinase, encoding MAYVFAFDHKHRKPPMSLKDLLGGKGANLAEMTSVLNLPVPPGFTITTDACRAYMHSGWPTGLDAEIAKAVAKLEKQMGKRIGDPVDPLLVSVRSGAKFSMPGMMDTVLNLGLNDLSVDGLAKQTDDERFAYDSYRRFISMYGRIVLDISGEPFERLLDTAKEWDGVTSDSAISADTLRRLCERYKDVVKQETGKPFPQTPEAQLRGAIEAVFRSWNGARAIAYRDREHISHELGTAVNVQAMVFGNRDDDSGTGVGFTRDPATGAPGAYGDFLVNAQGEDVVAGIRNTEPLSAMAKHFPAIHKELLAIFDRLEKHYRDMCDTEFTIDQGKLYMLQTRVGKRTGAAALRMAVDMVGQKGSWKISKEEAVSRVTADHLDSVLHAQFQQTDLPVIATGLGASPGAAVGHAYFSADDAAAAAAKGHRVVLVRTETSPEDVHGMIVAEGILTSRGGLVSHAAVVARGWGKPAVVGAEALKIGPKSFTVGGVTVNEGDVISIDGGDGRVIKGEVGVTQGEPPAEFKTLLSWADQIRKGKVGVRANADTGADAAVARQFGAEGIGLCRTEHMFLAEDRLPVVRRMILADTPDEEAAALEELRQAQKADFVEILEAMDGLPVTVRLLDPPLHEFLPKTEDLLIKQATSGLSAEEERLLEAAEEWKEFNPMLGTRGVRLGVVKPGLYAMQVRALMEAAAERAKAGGKPVVEVMIPLTVSGPELALARSWVEEAIAEFASSEKAGKKINVIIGTMIETPRAALRAEEIAQHADFFSFGTNDLTQMTFGFSRDDVEGRMMTAYLDQGLLPRNPFDTLDQAGVGELVSLGAKRGRKTKPALKLGVCGEHGGDPESIEFFVNQAALDYVSCSPYRVPIARLAAAQAVVGTSGQTK
- a CDS encoding S9 family peptidase; translation: MSPAARRLGFQPEDVGLLVDVSDPRVSPDGATVAYVVTTIHLDANEYRSRIWLVGTDGLSEPRPFTSGAARDRVPRWSPDGARLAFVSHREEGGSQLYTLPVFGGGEAVCLASSPEEIDDVAWSPDGATVAFGARQGDTERAAKVKAKDQPPRRIRHLYYKSDGAGYVLDRPRAIFTVPADGTTKPERLTDGPWGDSGLAWSPDGKWIAFASARHDTWDIDRAVDLWRVRADGSAAAEQLTETGFNFGRPAYSPDGSDLAFVGAPTGVLPANSQVGVLEVSTGDVTILTPSLDRHCLPYLWGAREPAWDGEYLWFTAEDRGNQPLYRVHADPDEDDPPGPELMVDGDRIVSGFDVRNGVTAFVWGSPTTQFELSVLVDGVEKQLTRHGERLLTLRQIQEPEAYTATSKDKTKVPCWVIPPVGAKAGKKYPTLLHIHGGPFTQYGNKLFDEFQVAAGAGYAVIYCNPRGSSGYGEAWGRAVRGRNAPVEPGTGWGSVDYEDVMAAVDAAVKQFDFVDGDRLGVLGGSYGGYMTSWIVGHSKKFKAAVSERSANNLALMEGNSDIATAFFGYHGKSVTDDRDEYIRQSPTTYLDKITTPLLIMHSDDDWRCPIAQAEELFAGLRWLGRDVEMVRFPGEGHEMSRSGAPRHRVQRFEIVLEWFDRYLK
- the dnaG gene encoding DNA primase, with the protein product MGILAEDIARVREATDFVAVASERMALRKVGTRWTGLCPFHAEKSPSFSINQELRVYHCFGCQASGDVITFVRETEHLDFAAAVEKLAAKAGIQLRYDSGGNDGEGRKKRDALYAAMEKAVAYYHEQLLTSPDARKARDYLKERGYNSKIAAQFNIGWAPDAWDKLARHLKITDKELTDTGLGFVNRAGKQQDFFRARVVFPIYDTSGRPVAFGGRVLPGSSDPAKYKNSSETPIYSKRRILYGLNWAKEDAVKSGEIVVCEGYTDVIAFYLAGAPRAVATCGTAVTEEHLRTLRVFAPRIVLAYDADAAGQAAAERFYAWERDLDLSLHVLALPKGADPADLARRDPAALRQALRDARSFLDFRVQRVLDASDLRSPEGRAKAAEGALEMVAEHPNETTQGIYIGKIAQQLEIPEPVLLASFKRRGSKMVVPPVKPRVVIEGPETEALKVAIHRPEAVAGKLHEVLFTDQAHHDAFLALATGAPLHEAIEQAPPEAAALLRRLAVDDVDADPDDVLAGLVRVAADAAAARLNKSLAQGADYAEVAPTIAWLKQTREQLQDDELRSEATVALVAWLAHVAEPAEDERGEDE
- the rpoD gene encoding RNA polymerase sigma factor RpoD — encoded protein: MSDASMPVPSFPLDIPADEVEALLALARVKGVLSSEDLVSALKDVELTPELINGVVEWVTSAGIRYEDIDAVDRASAQDVLTEEPAPANDAVVRQLRVDRPKKPRAPRAARGSAADVPYDDGRGGAGDPVRMYLKEIGKFPLITGEEEVRLAQRIEAGLAAHTQLAELDEKYGDRASIPTEERRPLERTVADGLVAKGQLTNANLRLVVSIAKRYRKGAMQFLDLIQEGNIGLMRAVDKFDWTKGFKFSTYATWWIRQSITRAIADQGRTIRIPVHMVETINKVLRVQRQMLQELGREPTIEELATKLEDMSPEKVRDILKINQDTVSLEQPVGDEDDFSLSDTISDDSAEVPADYATRMMLTAAVTEALDQLSDRERDIIKLRFGLDGGEMRTLEEVGREFGVTRERVRQIESKTLAKLRHPIRSQGLRGFLEEE
- a CDS encoding inositol monophosphatase, which translates into the protein MTNEALLQLLDEAADAVKRAVADLTDWGLAGTRAGQYKCDLAADAAVLDVLAKGNVGVLSEESGLTDADRAIVVVVDPIDGSTNAAAGLPWFATSLCAVDGDGPLAAVVVNQATGTRYRATRGGGATVDGQPTRPLRAPELADAFVGLSGLPDHWLGWRQYRCLGAAALDICAVAAGVLDAFIDCTPRPAHGAWDYMGALLVCQEAGAVVADRYGEDLVVLDHDARRSPIAASSQALLQQCINSLNK
- a CDS encoding WhiB family transcriptional regulator, yielding MYEQSQQWTEPEAPTVPKCQDGAATMVGLFFSEQLDDIATAKAICNTCALQERCLDGALARREPWGVWGGQLFFNGKVLAFKRKRGRPRKDEQVPLTA